The genomic window GCACGCGCGGCCGCAGCGCGACCGTGTCGATGGCCATGCGGTTGCGGGCCAGCGTCGTCTCGGTCTCGGTGCCGCCGATCAGGTAGTCCCAGATGTTCGCGTTCAGCTTCTGCTTCGCCGCCTTCACGAACTCATGCAGGACCAGATATTTGCCGCCATCCAACTCGTTGGAATTCAGCCTCTCGCTCATGGAGCACCTCCCGTTTCAGGATGACGCTAGGCGGGGCAAGATGACCGGACAAGGTCAGGAGACATGCAATGCGGTGGAGTGAGCGGCGCGCGGCGGCGAGGGCTGTGCTGGAGGGGCATGACTGCATCCACCCCGCCTCGGTGCATGAGCCGGTGGCGGCGCGGATCGCCGAGGATCTGGGCTATGAACTCGGCATGTTCGCCGGCAGCACGGGCAGCCTGGCCGTGCTGGGCGCCCCCGACATCATCCTGCTGACGCTGACCGAATTCGCGGAACAGGCGCGGCGCATCAACCGCGCGGCCTCCCGCCTGCCGCTGGTGGTGGATGCGGACCATGGCTACGGCAACGCGCTGAACGTCATGCGCACGGTGGAGGAGCTGGAGGTGGCGGGAGTCGCCGCGCTCTCCATCGAGGACACCGCCCTGCCCCGCCCCTTCGGCACGGAGAAGCCCGTGCTGATTCCGCTCGACGAGGGCGTGGCCAAGATGCGCGCGGCGGTGGCGGCGCGCGACGATGCCTCGCTCATCATCT from Roseococcus microcysteis includes these protein-coding regions:
- a CDS encoding isocitrate lyase/PEP mutase family protein, whose translation is MRWSERRAAARAVLEGHDCIHPASVHEPVAARIAEDLGYELGMFAGSTGSLAVLGAPDIILLTLTEFAEQARRINRAASRLPLVVDADHGYGNALNVMRTVEELEVAGVAALSIEDTALPRPFGTEKPVLIPLDEGVAKMRAAVAARDDASLIIFARTGAVSITGLEDALARVRAYNHTGTDGIFLTGVTKRAELDALAAEAKLPLVLGTLSDEISDRAYLASRGVRIALQGHLPFQAAIQAIHATLKALREGTPPAQVGGTAPKALREAAMREADYAELARRFLG